The Toxoplasma gondii ME49 unplaced genomic scaffold asmbl.32, whole genome shotgun sequence DNA window CAGACGATGTCCCATATCACACTGAATTATCCATACAGATACCCGCCAAGAAGtcgcttgcatgcattcgaCGCTCAGTTCGTTTCATCGCCCACTCGACCAGCGACACCACAGCGCGCCTCGCTACACTGCTCTCCTTACAACGACACGGGTGAGAGCCAATTCCTGCCGGACACCTCGCAGTCACACCTGCCAGAAGGTACCCTCTAAATGCCCCGTGTCAACATGATGCCGGGACCGTACTGTCCGTATCTGGAACCGCCAACAGACGTGATGCCACTCCAAACGGACCTTTCTCCCGTCAGAGGTATGTCGGCACGAATGCTCAAGCCAAAGCCCTGTCCGCTAAGCACCGAGGCTACTCGGTCCGAAATGTACCGCACACAAGGACACGACGCTTCGCTGCAAGACATCACGCCTTTGTCAATCTCCACTGAAACGAAAAGCCATCTGATGCGCGAGCGCCGCTGCAAGCTGCATCCCTCATCAGGGGTTTGTCACGCATGTCCCAAATCTGCACAGCTCCCATGCTGCTTGCCCAACAACCCAAATCACGCTCTTGCACCACATGAGCCGATACACACCATTCTCTGACTGTTGACGAGGCCGCGGCTCACCGGCTCCCACCTACTGTTTCTACCTTGTCGCAGGGCTTCCGGGCGACTTGTGCCTTTCCATCCCGTCTCCAGCCAGCTGGTTGTCAGCGTGCGATGCCTGCCGGCTGGTGCCTACGGCCTGGGCAGCGAAACATCACGTCAGCGAGCTCGGCGCTCGGTGAGTACAGATAGACGCCGGCCCTGAGTTGCACCTGGACTCGTGACGAATAGGCCACCGGCTGCGCATGAAATAGTCGCAAGGCTCCAAGTCTGTGCACCACACGGGACACGCGTTTGACGTTTCTCTAACCCTGCGTCTGGTTCGTTTACCGACCAAATGGAGATCGCTGATGCTCGCCATGGACCCAGCACGGCTGCCTGTCAGCAACGACTGTGATGAGACGAAACGTCTATCATTGTATCAGCACGTGGTTTTGATGAGAGTCCAACTCGACAACCAGGGCGCTAGCTACATCCTCAACATACAGATATGTGGTTTTGCTGTATCACAGACGATGTCCCATATCACACTGAATTATCCATACAGATACCCGCCAAGAAGtcgcttgcatgcattcgaCGCTCAGTTCGTTTCATCGCCCACTCGACCAGCGACACCACAGTGCGCCTCGCAACACTGCTCTCGTTACAACGACACGGGTGAGAGCCAATTCCTGCCGGACACCTCGCAGTCACTCCTGCCAGACGGTACCCTCTAAATGCCCCGTGTCAACATGATGCCGGGACCGTACGTCTTGTTTCTGGAACCGTTCATAGATTAGCGCAGCACAAAACACACCTCTCTAGCAACGGGGTATTCTGGCACGAATGCTCGAGCAAACGCCGTGTCCGCTAAGCATCGAGGCCACTCAATCCGAAATATACCGCACACAAGGACACGACGCTTCGCTGCAAGACATCACGCCTTTGTCAATCTCCACTGAAACGAAAAGCCATCTGATGCGCGAGCGCCGCTGCAAGCTGCATCCCTCATCAGGGGTTTGTCACGCATGTCCCAAATCTGCACAGCTCCCATGCTGCTCACCCAACAACCCAAATCACGCTCTCGCACCACATGAGCCTATACACACCATTCTCTGACTGTTGACGAGGCCGCGGCTCACCGGCTCCCACCTACTGTTTCTACCTTGTCGCAGGGCTTCCGGGCGACTTGTGCCTTTCCATCCCGTCTCCAGCCAGCTGGGTGTCAGCGTGCGATGCCTGCCGGCTGGTGCCTACGGCCTGGGCAGCGAAACATCACGTCAGCGAGCTCGGCGCTCGGTGAGTACAGATAGACGCCGGCCCTGAGTTGCACCTGGACTCGTGACGAATAGGCCACCGGCTGCGCATGAAATAGTCGCAAGGCTCCAAGTCTGTGCACCACACGGGACACGCGTTTGACGTTTCTCTAACCCTGCGTCTGGTTCGTTTACCGACCAAATGGAGATCGCTGATGCTCGCCATGGACCCAGCACGGCTGCCTGTCAGCAACGACTGTGATGAGACGAAACGTCTATCATTGTATCAGCACGTGGTTTTGATGAGAGTCCAACTCGACAATCAGGGCGCTAGCTACATCCTCAACATACAGATATGTGGTATTGCTGTATCACAGACGATGTCCCATATCACACTGAATTATCCATACAGATACCCGCCAAGAAGtcgcttgcatgcattcgaCGCTCAGTTCGTTTCATCGCCCACTCGACCAGCGACACCACAGCGCGCCTCGCAACACTGCTCTCGTTACAACGACACGGGTGAGAGCCAATTCCTGCCGGACACCTCGCAGTCACTCCTGCCAGAGGGTACCCTACCAGCAGCTTGTGTCAACATGATGCTGCGATCGTACAAGGTCTTCCTGGAAGCGCCCACAGACATGATGCCACTCCACACGGACCTCTCTAGCAGCAGAGTATGGCGGCACGAATGCTCACGCCACAGCCCTGTCCCGTTAGTATCGACGCTACTCGATGCGACGTCTACTGCAAACAAGGGCACGATGCTTCCATACGTCGACTTCCTGTAACCTCTCCCGCCGCCTGCACTCTACATCATCACACGACGGCAAAACGAAGGGCTGTCTTCAGCGCGAGCGCCGCTGCAAGCTGCATCCCTCATCAGGGGTTGTCACGCATATCCCAAATCTACACAGCTCCCATGCTGATCACCCAACAACCCAAATCACGCTCTCGCACCACATGAGCCCATACACACCATTCTCTGACTGCCGACGAGACCGCCCCTAACCCGTCGCGGCTAATGTTTCTTCCTTGTGGCAGGCCTTCCGGGCGACTTGTGCCTTTCCATCCCGTCTCCAGCCAGCTGGGTGTCAGCGTGCGATGCCTGCCGGCCGGTGCCTACCGCCTGGACGCGAAACAAAACATCCGCGAGCCCGGCGAGCAGAGGTAGCCCCATGACCTGTGTGGGGCCTCGACTGGAGAGGAATAAGGGGCATCGGGTCGGAGCAGAGGCCCCAGGAGCGCGAGTATCCATCACCGGACAGGTGTATGACACCGGTCAAATGCTTTTCAATCTGCACGGGTCGGGGGGCGTACAGTATGTGGCTCATATCTAAGGTAAGGGACAGGAATCTGGAAACACTTTGCTGGACTATCTTTGGCGTCGGCGTGGACTCATTGTTCAAAGGCCGCTAGATACGATGGAGTCCGACCAGTCGCAGAACGGACGGGGCACATACACGGATAAAACCACGGTCGTTGTTGGCCGGCAGCAGCACGACCCATGGCGACGTGACAACAGCAATGGCCTCAAACCACGCTGGGACAGGACGATACACAGGTCAgttgcagagagagaacgaatgCAGTTGGCGTCGACACGTCGATGCATGCTGCCACACCATAACACTGTTGCGACGCTCCCTCAATGCAGTCTTTTCAGTAGCAAGGCTCAGCTCAGGTAGATCCGTTAAGTATGAAGTGCTTGCGCCGAGACAAAGCGAAGCAAAGACTCTGCTATACATCATATTCATGACGTTTGCAGACTATAGTGAGTTACCGCCGGAGGTAGCGTTACCGGGCCGTACACCAACGTTGATTCTCGTGTTATCGTCTTGAGGCCACCCACACAAGCAGAGGTCAGCGCTTAGTGAGCATGGTCATACCACAATCTTCTATCCACAGTGCACGCGAAAGTATGGCACAGCCAGCACCAAGTGCTTTTACTTAAGTGATGATTCTCCCATCCTCTATTGTCCTGTCCTCGCGTAAACATGAAAGGTGACACTGTCCTGCCGAAAACAGTCTCTAGCAACATGCCTTAACACGGTTATCAACGCCGTTCAAGGATGGACAGTGGACCCATGTTTACCGGCGTAGTCGTGACAACACGTGAAAGCAACAGGGTGATATTGCGCCCTGTTCCAGTGCCCTCGTCTCCCCTTTGAACCACATAGATACAACCGATCCTTTCCACTTGCGCCTCATTGGCCCGTAACCGAAGTTGCCCAAATCTTGTCTCACTTCGCCGTGTGGTGATATCCTTACGACAAGGGACTGATCAAAAGCGTGAAGTCATTTCGAACACCAGTTGAGATCAGGGAGAAATAACGTCCAGCGGGGACATCCTCCAAAAGGTGTCACAAACAGAGCCTGTTTCGGTAGTCTGCAACCTGTAGTAGATCAGTTGGCTACTGCGGGCAAGGCAACAGCGCCTTCTTAACGCTCATCGACTTTCTTGATGACTGCCACCAGCGAGATACTTGTTCACTTTACGTGCAATCGCCATCCTTCATCTTCGCCGGAGGAGGTCCGGGAATTATAAGTGGCAGGTGACTCTTGCCGACAAGGTCATCTAAATTACCAACGGTTCCGTCAGCTGCTGCGAGGCTCTGCATCGCTCTCACGTTACCATTAAATAGATAAAATCCCACAAACAGACACAGCCATCGCCATTACCGTCGTGCCCCCCGTGGCAGCTACCCCTTACCACTACCACTGGTCCCGTCACTGTCACCATTCTCGCTGGACGCACCGACGCCCCGATATCCTCCATCACACCTCCGCTAGGCAGACTGCCACTAAATCGCTGCAGTCCTCGCCACTGCCTACTGTCTTTGCGTGAATGAAGACAGGGCCTGTCATGCCAGACTGAAGTCAGGCGAACCAGTTGCTTTGGCTCTCGAGTTGTGGTGCGCAGATGTACTTCAAAGACTTCAATGCAATATGCCGGAGTGCCTCGTGCCACGATTATCCCGGTAGACACGAGTCACCCTGTACACAATGCGCTGGGCAATACTCTGGAGATATTCTACCTAGACACCCCTTCAGGCTCGCGGACACCCGTACTACGACAGCAACCTGAGACAAGTGCGGTCAGGCCCGTGGCAGCCCCGACGCCAACCACAAGCTGAACACACTGCCACTGCACGATGGCGGCAGAACATCCAAAACCGGTACAAGAGCGCATGACGCCACCCATCACACCGAACGTCCCGGGAGCACTACAGCACACATAAACGGTATAGGCAGAAAAACCACAAATTCAACATCGTCAGCTTGACGTATGCCGCGACAACAAACTATTTATTGTCTGCTGCGACTCACCGTCACTCTACTTCTTGACATATCGAGACTGAAATGTGTACAACTGAGAATAAATCGTCCATCACAAAATCCACTGTCGTTAATATACGAATAGATGGAACTATGTATTCCGTGGAGCCTACCATGGGATAGCTGGCGCAGCTCCGTTAGGTACAGAATCCCGGACGACGAAgcacaggaagaagcgaaattCTCACGCCCATCCTCGTCGAGTAGAAAGAGGACCTGCAGTGCATTGCCGCTGAAATTTCGCCTTCCATTCATTACGCCATTGAGGCTCCGCGTGTGGTGGCCACTGACAAGAGGAGGCCACTGCTTTGTCGGCATGCTCCTCGCACTGAACCAACCCCAGACAGTGGTGGAGAACCATATTCAGAAAGGAAAGTGTATAGTGAAATGCTGGAAGCGTCGTGACCTGAGTGTGGACCCTCCTACGATCTCAACCTGTACAAATGAGGCGTTAGTCTGTCAATACTACTGCATCAGGAACGCAGTGCCGCGGCCACCTCTCCACCTCGATATGAAGGTGTGGGCCCATCCGTCCGGCACTCAAATAGTCCCCATACCAACGCCAACAGAGATGCACTAatctttcttcctccgatTTGGAATTTACTCAATGATAAAGGCTGAggcggcttctgcgtctggctGCTCATCTACTCTTATGAGGCTGCAGCCATTGCGCGACAGTTTGCGCAGCGTCAGCGCTGCCTACCTCCCATTCCTGGAAGCGAAGTCCAACAGGAGGCTCCTCAAAAACGCACTGAACAACAACATGGCATCTTCGTAAGCGTTCGGACACGAGAGTATGTCCTTCGTGATGACATAGCGCTCGTCGGCCACGAGAATAGTGGATTCTTGATCTTCCCCAACAAGTACTGCGATCTCGGCTTGCGGACAGACCGCTTCTTGACGGCGACCAATATACTTCGCCTCCGCCATCCGGCACACGCCTCCCTCGGTGGTCATTGCGAGGCGGTGAAGGACGTGCGCAGCCGCCTGCGACAAGCCATCGGCATTGGAACTGTTTCCTGCAGGCACGTGGCAGCACTCTCTGAGTCTTCTGCTAATTTCGCCTGGTTCAGCCGCTCGTTCGACAAATACACATCTACTCAAATCCGCCTCTGGGCCGACGGAGCAAACCTTCCCTGCCCAGTAACAAATGCCTACAGGGTACTCCCCGTCGCGTGCTCCCTGGACGTGCGGATTCTCTCTTGAAACCCTCAGTTGCCACCGCGGTCACCACTGGGTCATGTCTGCCGTGCGTCCCCTACGGCCTGTGCGCGGATGCAGAAAAAATGCCGTGATGTCGCCGAGAAGGGTTAGGCGACGCAGTCGGGAAGCGTCTCGAGCCATGATGATTGCCTCGGGCTCAGTGGGCTCAGTTTTGGATATCATCAGTAGCATCTTGACTAAAATGAAATCACCCACAAGACATGCACCTGACACACATCAAAGGCGCTTCAGTCGCCATGACATCGCAGTCGCGCACTCACCGTCTCTTGTGTAACCTGGGAGACGCGCCCGAAGGTCTGTCGAGACAGACTGCTAGGCCGACGATTGCCGACAGCAGCAGGCGACGTAAACACCTGTGCCTGGGACCGTCATTGTATCGCTATAAACACACAGCAATTAACCCATCATCGAGGAAGGCTGGCGGGAACACAGCCGGAGTCGGTGCAAGTCCACAGGAGACGCCCATTACAGCAGGTGGCACTGATACAAACAAAcggaacaggaagaaaaccCACACAGCCAACATCGTCAGTTTGACGTACGTCGCGACATCAAACTATTTATTGTCTGCTGCGACTCACCGTCACTCTACTTCTTGACATATCGAGATTGAAATGTGTACCACTGAGTATAAAGAGTCCATCACAAAATCCACTGTAGTTAATATACGAATAGATGGAACTATGTATTCCGTGGAGCCTACCATGGGA harbors:
- a CDS encoding hypothetical protein (encoded by transcript TGME49_322300), coding for MRYNDGPRHRCLRRLLLSAIVGLAVCLDRPSGASPRLHKRRKQFQCRWLVAGGCARPSPPRNDHRGRRVPDGGGEVYWSPSRSGLSASRDRSTCWGRSRIHYSRGRRALCHHEGHTLVSERLRRCHVVVQCVFEEPPVGLRFQEWEVGSADAAQTVAQWLQPHKSR